GAGACAGTTCGGTCCCTATCCGCTGCGCGCGCAGGAAATTTGAGAAGGGCTGTCCTTAGTACGAGAGGACCGGGACGGACGAACCTCTGGTGTGTCAGTTGTACTGCCAAGTGCACCGCTGATTAGCTACGTTCGGATGGGATAACCGCTGAAAGCATCTAAGCGGGAAGCTCGCTTCAAGATGAGATTTCCATACACCTCGTGTGTGAGAGGCCCCCAGCCAGACCACTGGGTTGATAGGCCGGATGTGGAAGCGAGGACTAACGACTCGTGAAGCTGACCGGTACTAATAGGCCGATAACTTACACCACACACCACCCCGCAAACGAACTTCAAAAGCGTTTGCAACCAGGGGCTGGTAAAAAGAAACAAGACTGCTTGCGTCCACTATGTGGTTCCCAAACAACAAACCAAACCGGTTAGTTGCAGGGAACAAAACCACAACTACATAACAACACCACAACTGCCCCTTAACACGGGCACGAATGTTGTAACCACAAGATTTCCCCACCCCGCGGCACAGCCAACGGGTCCGGGTACAAGGGTTACGGCGGTCATAGCGTGGGGGAAACGCCCGGTCCCATTCCGAACCCGGAAGCTAAGACCCACAGCGCCGATGGTACTGCACCCGGGAGGGTGTGGGAGAGTAGGTCACCGCCGGACAACCATTAGGTCGAGAGCCCCCCAACACACACGTGTTGGGGGGCTCTCCCACATTAACCACCACACACAACCCCCTCCCACCACCCGCAGCCCTTTTGATGGACCCTCACTCACTACCCGCACGGTTTTGGGCGACCCTCACCCACTACCCGCAGAAACCCGCGACCCGGCACCCCACCCAAGCGCCGCCGTCGAACCCTACCCGCACGAACTGGGAGAGCACCCCCCGGATTCCTGCAAGAACTGAGAGAGCATCCCCCGGATTCCTCCAGGAACTGAGAGAGCGTTGCAGAGGCGCGCGGCTCTAGACTTACGGTCTATGACCTCCTCTTCCCCCGGTAACCCGCCCGCGAAGCGCGCCACCATCCTCGACGTCGCGGCCGCTGCGGGCGTTTCACGGCAGACTGTGACCCGGGCAATGAACGACATGCCAGGCATCCGGCAGGCCACCCGCGAACGCGTCCAGGAGTTGGCACGGGAACTGGGCTATTCGCCGAGCAGATTCGCCAAGGGCCTGGTGCAGGGAGCGCGAACATCCGTTGGCCTGGCCATCCCCGACCTCACGAATCCCTACTTTCCAGCCTTCGCGTCAAGTGTGGTGGAGATGGCTACCCAGCGCGGCTGGAACGTCGTGATGGATGATTTCGGTCACGGCACAAGCAGTTCGTTGGACGCGGTCGCGCGGCTGTCACCCCAGGTGGACGCCGTGATCGGATATCTGGGCTCCGACTCGGGGAAGGCCCAGGCAATGCTGGGCAGGCGTCCGGTGGTGGTCCTGGACGATCCGGCTGGACAGACGGCCGGCGGAATCTCCTTCGACTACTCGCACGCGGCCAGGCTCGCCCTAGGCCGGCTGCTCGCCGTGGGCTGCGGCCACATCGCCTACCTGGATTCGGGGACAGACGATGCACTTACGGTCCGCGGCTCGGCCGTGGCAGGGGTGGCTGCAGAACTGGGAATTGAACTCACGGTATTGCATGCCGCCGAGTCAGCCCAGGCTGCGGGTGAGGCGGTGGCGGATCTGGTTAGCCGCCACGCCGCAATGGACGGTCTGGTGGTCTTCAACGATCTGATGGCTGCCGGCGCCCTGAAGGGTCTGGCCAAAAGCGGCCGCACAGTGCCGGATGACTGCGCTGTGATCGGAATGGACGGCATTCCCCTCGGGGAGCTTGTCACGCCGGAGCTGACCACCCTGTCCCTGAACCTCCGCGAGGTGGGAAGAACCGCCGTCGACCTTCTTGAAGGACTGCTCTCCGGAGCCTTTGCCCACGGCAGCCCGGAGGCACAGCTAAAGCTCCGTCATGACCTGATTTTGCGTGAATCCGCCTAACGAGGCCTATTCAAACCACGCCCGAAGGGGATACCATCTCATATTAACGTGAACGTTCACGAAGCGTCGTCGGAAGTCACATCCCAAAGGCCCCTCAAACTGCAGCAAGGAATACCCATGTCAGTTCAATCAACCTCCGCACCGGCAGAGAACAGGCCAGACACCGCTCCAGTCCCGCAGGGAGTTGGCTCCCAGGAACGCAGCCTGGAGCTCGCCGCTGCAGCTGTTCAGGAACTGGCCTCGGTGGCGCCGGCGAGGGGGACGCTGCCTGCGCGCGCCTACCTCAGCACCGATGCCCCCAGGAAGTCGCTCAACGGAGAGTGGCAGTTCCGCCTGAGCGCGGGTATCCGACAGGCACCCGAAGACGGCTGGCAGCAGGGCGTGAGCCCGGCGGGGTTCGGCCCGCTCCCTGTGCCCTCGAGCTGGCCCATGCACGGGCATGGTTCGCCGTGGTACACGAACGTCCAGTTCCCATTCGCGGTGGAGCCGCCACATGCGCCCGAAGCGAACCCTATCGGGGACCATCTCGTCGAATTCCAGGCCGGCCCTGAGTTCTTCCCGAGTGCGCTCCTCCGGTTCGACGGCATCGAATCCGCCGGCACCGTGTGGCTCAACGGCAAGGAGCTGGGGAATACCCGCGGGAGCCGGCTGGCACATGAGTTCGACGTGACCGGCGTTCTGGTCGAAGGCAGGAACGTCCTCGCTGTGCGGGTGGCGCAGTTCTCCGCCGCCAGCTACATCGAGGACCAGGACATGTGGTGGCTGCCCGGCATCTTCCGGGACGTCACGCTGCAGGCCCGGCCGGAACACGGAATCGATGATGTGTTTGTCCATGCGGACTACGACCACCGCACGGGCGAAGGCATTCTGCGGGTGGAGGCGAGCCGGGCAGGCGAGGCGATTGACGCCGTCGTGCGCGTTCCGGAACTGGGGCTGGAACTGGAGGCCGGCAGCGAGCACCGCATCCCGCAGGTTTCGCCCTGGTCCGCGGAGCTGCCGCGGCTCTACGAAGCGACTGTCAGCGCACCCGGTGAGACCGTGGCCCTGCAGATCGGCTTCCGGAGCATCACCATCGAGGACGCACAGTTCAAAGTCAACGGCCGGCGCATCCTGCTGCGCGGAGTCAACCGGCATGAGCACCATCCAGGCCTCGGCCGGGTGGTGCCCCGGAACGTCGTGGAGGCCGAACTGCGGCTGATGAAGCAGCACAACATCAACGCCATCAGGACCTCCCACTATCCCCCGCACCCTGAGTTCCTGGCGCTGGCGGACCAGCTGGGCTTCTACGTCGTGCTCGAATGCGACCTGGAGACGCATGGCTTTGTCAGCGCGGGCTGGAACGAGAACCCCAGCGATGACCCGCAGTGGGAAGCCGCCCTGGTGGACAGGATGCGCCGCACTGTTGAACGCGACAAGAACCATGCCGCCGTCATCATGTGGTCGCTGGGTAACGAGGCAGGCACGGGCCGCAACCTTGCAGAAATGTCACGCTGGGCCAAGGACCGGGATCCGTCGCGGCCCATCCACTATGAGGGCGACTTGAGCTGTGCCTATGTTGACGTCTACTCACGGATGTACGCCTCCCACGCCGAGACCGACCTGATCGGCCAGGGCATGGAGGACGCCCTGGAAGACCCGGCGCTGGATGCCCGCCGCCGAGCCATGCCGTTCGTGCTGTGCGAGTACGTCCACGCCATGGGCAACGGGCCTGGCGGCATGTCTGAATACCAGGAGCTGTTCGACCGCTACCCCCGTCTGATGGGCGGCTTTGTGTGGGAATGGCTGGAGCACGGGATAACCGCCACGGACGACGATGGCCAGGAGCACTTTGCGTACGGCGGTGACTTCGGTGAGGAAATCCACGACGGCAACTTCGTGACAGACGGGCTCGTGGACGCGAACCGCAAGCCCCGCCCCGGCCTCCTGGACTTCAAGAAGGTCATCGAGCCGCTTACCGTCGCTGTGGCCGAGGACTGGTCCGGCTTTACCCTGCGCAACGGCTTTGACTTTGCGGACACTTCGTCATTCAGCTTCCGTTACACGGTGGAGTCCGACGGCGAAACGCTCGACGCCGGAACGGTGGACGTTGCGCCGTTGGCTCCGCATGCCGAAGTGCGTGTCGACCTCCCCGGCACCCTTGCCGGGCTGGGCGGCGGCGGCACCGCAGTCCTCACAGTCAGCGCTGTCCTTTCTGCTGATGCTGACTGGGCCGACGCCGGGCATGAAATCGCGTGGGGCCAGGCCGTCCGCGGTATCGCTGCCTCCGAGCCGCGGCCCGCACTTGAGCCGGTGGATGTCGAGGCCGCGGAACTGCGGCTGGGGCCGGTGGTCTTCGACCGCGTCTCCGGGCTTCCCACATCAATCGGCGGCGTCCCCATCGATGACCTGCGCCTGGTTCTCTGGTGGCCGCCCACCGACAACGACCTTGGCGGCGAATGGAGCGGACCCGACAGGCGGCCGATGGCCACCCAATGGTCTGAAGCCGGGCTCAACAGGCTCCATGCCCGCCTGCTCGGCATCTCCGCTTCGGTATCCCCGGACGG
Above is a window of Arthrobacter pascens DNA encoding:
- a CDS encoding LacI family DNA-binding transcriptional regulator, with protein sequence MTSSSPGNPPAKRATILDVAAAAGVSRQTVTRAMNDMPGIRQATRERVQELARELGYSPSRFAKGLVQGARTSVGLAIPDLTNPYFPAFASSVVEMATQRGWNVVMDDFGHGTSSSLDAVARLSPQVDAVIGYLGSDSGKAQAMLGRRPVVVLDDPAGQTAGGISFDYSHAARLALGRLLAVGCGHIAYLDSGTDDALTVRGSAVAGVAAELGIELTVLHAAESAQAAGEAVADLVSRHAAMDGLVVFNDLMAAGALKGLAKSGRTVPDDCAVIGMDGIPLGELVTPELTTLSLNLREVGRTAVDLLEGLLSGAFAHGSPEAQLKLRHDLILRESA
- a CDS encoding glycoside hydrolase family 2 TIM barrel-domain containing protein, yielding MSVQSTSAPAENRPDTAPVPQGVGSQERSLELAAAAVQELASVAPARGTLPARAYLSTDAPRKSLNGEWQFRLSAGIRQAPEDGWQQGVSPAGFGPLPVPSSWPMHGHGSPWYTNVQFPFAVEPPHAPEANPIGDHLVEFQAGPEFFPSALLRFDGIESAGTVWLNGKELGNTRGSRLAHEFDVTGVLVEGRNVLAVRVAQFSAASYIEDQDMWWLPGIFRDVTLQARPEHGIDDVFVHADYDHRTGEGILRVEASRAGEAIDAVVRVPELGLELEAGSEHRIPQVSPWSAELPRLYEATVSAPGETVALQIGFRSITIEDAQFKVNGRRILLRGVNRHEHHPGLGRVVPRNVVEAELRLMKQHNINAIRTSHYPPHPEFLALADQLGFYVVLECDLETHGFVSAGWNENPSDDPQWEAALVDRMRRTVERDKNHAAVIMWSLGNEAGTGRNLAEMSRWAKDRDPSRPIHYEGDLSCAYVDVYSRMYASHAETDLIGQGMEDALEDPALDARRRAMPFVLCEYVHAMGNGPGGMSEYQELFDRYPRLMGGFVWEWLEHGITATDDDGQEHFAYGGDFGEEIHDGNFVTDGLVDANRKPRPGLLDFKKVIEPLTVAVAEDWSGFTLRNGFDFADTSSFSFRYTVESDGETLDAGTVDVAPLAPHAEVRVDLPGTLAGLGGGGTAVLTVSAVLSADADWADAGHEIAWGQAVRGIAASEPRPALEPVDVEAAELRLGPVVFDRVSGLPTSIGGVPIDDLRLVLWWPPTDNDLGGEWSGPDRRPMATQWSEAGLNRLHARLLGISASVSPDGGELLTVRTRMGAADKQFGVLVDYSWSSDGQSVSLRTHVRPDGEWINAGHGVEWARIGLEIVLAAQTKSVSWFGQGPHQSYADTGQGTRTGWFELPMEEMDVDYVRPQESGARSGVHTASLELETGTFVIAGAPFALTVRPYSQNVLAAALHRPDLVPDGRSYVYVDHALRGVGTAACGPGVQEPYRVKPREADFTVVLQVRP